A DNA window from Legionella sp. MW5194 contains the following coding sequences:
- a CDS encoding integrating conjugative element protein, with protein MKKSLLLILLIPSLIHAGSFMPSQSDYYYELGGTSNLFIPPVNKDQTLVIGADIDGRMGFSCSGFNPVVSITNTFQDLKKSALNIPGGVIDNLKGSVAGFPLYKLQQSMPALYNVLQNAASSAQNEFSLKVKDCQEVKQALEQNQSPMEGMLSVSDSQGWLDAAKRAKKENVDVTETSKSIAQKRDEYGLPWIGSDKGNAGGKFQRPIKVINDVVIAGYNILLERKPLNSLEKPSTKIPMTLSWPTPTDAANWAVKVLGDIQVSSSENKQNHDAKAGIGLSALLQSCANANTCSQNIAKALWNLVNGTWTLTEENLHKVSASNLLITDEVIITIQHLPREEQMLTVSKLAEEIAVQNMLDKALMMRRILQAGLQVQEVQNLKPAMNMVLFALKKLDDDIHSLSFENDVRKKMMNETLGTIMDIRHQAQNQNIPGQDHEQPAVKNGSIYVKENKGA; from the coding sequence ATGAAAAAATCACTACTGCTTATCTTACTAATACCTTCACTGATCCATGCTGGCAGCTTTATGCCCAGCCAATCTGATTACTATTACGAATTAGGAGGAACATCCAATTTATTTATTCCACCAGTCAATAAAGATCAAACACTGGTTATTGGTGCAGATATAGATGGCCGTATGGGCTTTTCCTGTAGTGGTTTTAATCCTGTGGTATCCATTACCAATACTTTTCAGGATTTAAAGAAATCAGCATTAAATATCCCTGGCGGCGTAATTGATAATTTAAAAGGTTCTGTTGCGGGATTTCCTCTTTATAAGCTACAGCAGTCCATGCCTGCTTTATACAATGTTCTACAAAATGCTGCATCTAGCGCGCAAAATGAATTTTCACTCAAAGTTAAAGATTGTCAGGAAGTTAAACAAGCACTGGAACAAAACCAATCTCCTATGGAAGGCATGTTATCAGTCTCGGATAGTCAGGGATGGCTCGATGCTGCTAAACGGGCTAAGAAGGAAAACGTCGATGTGACCGAAACGTCAAAAAGTATTGCTCAAAAAAGAGATGAATACGGTCTACCCTGGATAGGCAGTGATAAAGGCAATGCTGGCGGTAAATTCCAACGCCCCATTAAGGTGATTAATGATGTAGTCATTGCTGGGTACAACATTCTTTTGGAGAGAAAACCTTTAAACTCCTTGGAGAAACCAAGTACTAAAATCCCTATGACTCTAAGCTGGCCAACGCCCACTGATGCTGCCAATTGGGCAGTTAAGGTTTTGGGTGATATTCAAGTCAGCAGCAGTGAAAACAAGCAAAATCACGATGCTAAAGCAGGGATAGGCTTATCAGCTTTATTGCAAAGTTGTGCGAATGCTAATACCTGTAGTCAGAACATTGCCAAAGCCCTATGGAATTTAGTCAATGGTACATGGACATTGACTGAAGAAAATCTGCATAAAGTCAGTGCCTCCAATTTGCTAATTACTGATGAAGTCATTATCACAATTCAACATTTACCCCGTGAAGAACAGATGCTCACAGTCTCGAAATTAGCTGAGGAAATTGCTGTCCAAAACATGTTGGATAAAGCCTTAATGATGCGTCGTATTTTACAGGCTGGATTGCAAGTGCAAGAAGTTCAGAATTTAAAACCTGCTATGAACATGGTCTTGTTTGCCCTGAAAAAACTGGATGATGACATACACTCTTTGTCCTTTGAAAACGATGTCCGCAAAAAAATGATGAATGAGACTTTAGGAACCATCATGGACATTCGCCACCAAGCACAAAACCAAAATATCCCAGGCCAGGATCATGAACAGCCAGCAGTAAAAAATGGATCAATCTACGTCAAAGAAAATAAAGGAGCTTAA
- a CDS encoding TIGR03750 family conjugal transfer protein: MSQPSSRHLSHDFPAWKGLSLRELFWIVITTTPVTTLLFILLGTMAGYPLAAGCIGFVIGFILSITVWPKGVARIKAGKPYGYVMKKTIQWMVRLRLKHSPWIHYQGQWQKNKSVGEPHV; the protein is encoded by the coding sequence ATGAGTCAGCCTTCTTCGCGCCATCTATCACATGACTTCCCAGCCTGGAAAGGCTTAAGTCTGCGTGAATTGTTTTGGATTGTCATTACTACAACACCAGTAACCACCCTGCTTTTTATCCTTTTAGGAACAATGGCAGGGTATCCGCTGGCCGCTGGCTGCATCGGTTTTGTGATTGGATTCATCCTCTCCATTACCGTATGGCCAAAAGGAGTCGCCCGTATCAAAGCAGGCAAACCTTATGGTTATGTGATGAAGAAAACCATTCAATGGATGGTGCGATTAAGGCTCAAACACTCGCCCTGGATTCATTATCAGGGACAGTGGCAAAAGAATAAATCTGTTGGAGAGCCTCATGTTTGA
- a CDS encoding TIGR03752 family integrating conjugative element protein, which produces MNKNKGIKILAGSVVFAVVMILINSRHSTPIHDDTPNPNNFHEAITSQFNDNIRDVSARLLETEKKLEQMHKENKSLQKQLKQPIQEASHTLQDELQTLKEKLSALTDHQTQSYPMEGTQAPVSGQIKDLDGLLDKAPIEGKIFADQDSSTKEEAPTKTPFYTIPAGSDFSKVTLLSALMGEVPVEGKLMQPLFPFTAMVSRGDLMTANGMQLPEEIIGMKISGYSIGVGSFLDNISCVRAYVTSALFVFEDGHFVSAGQEQMKSSAELVNNDSIGYLTTQFGNPCIKGQYITNAPRVLAAFMAAGGIQGAGNALSKWQMSYQAEGGSAIATPTGDLAHFAAGGAINEGSQKITDWLEKRIQGSFDMVFVPASIRSHSGFIPNQFSFHFSQTIAIDKEHQGRVLDYGYHQQKNFDNALR; this is translated from the coding sequence ATGAACAAAAACAAAGGCATTAAAATCTTAGCTGGATCGGTGGTTTTTGCAGTCGTCATGATTCTTATCAATAGCCGTCATAGTACGCCTATCCATGATGACACACCTAATCCCAACAATTTTCATGAAGCCATCACCAGCCAATTCAACGACAACATCCGTGATGTGTCTGCAAGACTTCTGGAAACAGAAAAGAAGCTGGAACAAATGCACAAGGAGAATAAATCGCTGCAAAAACAATTAAAGCAACCCATACAAGAAGCAAGCCATACGCTACAAGATGAATTGCAAACGCTGAAAGAAAAGCTCTCAGCACTTACCGATCATCAAACTCAATCTTATCCCATGGAAGGCACTCAAGCTCCTGTATCTGGCCAAATCAAAGATCTGGATGGATTGCTGGATAAAGCCCCTATTGAAGGAAAAATATTTGCAGACCAAGACTCATCTACTAAAGAAGAAGCTCCAACCAAAACACCCTTCTATACCATTCCGGCAGGTAGTGACTTTAGCAAAGTTACGCTTTTGTCTGCCCTAATGGGTGAAGTACCTGTTGAAGGCAAACTGATGCAGCCCTTATTTCCTTTTACCGCAATGGTCAGCCGTGGCGATTTAATGACAGCCAATGGGATGCAATTGCCGGAAGAAATCATTGGTATGAAAATCAGCGGTTATTCCATTGGCGTAGGCTCTTTCCTCGATAATATCAGCTGCGTCCGTGCTTATGTCACCTCAGCTTTATTTGTCTTTGAAGATGGACATTTCGTCAGTGCTGGTCAGGAACAAATGAAAAGCTCTGCGGAGCTGGTGAACAATGACAGCATTGGTTATCTAACTACCCAATTCGGCAATCCTTGCATTAAAGGACAATACATCACTAATGCCCCCAGAGTTTTAGCCGCTTTTATGGCTGCTGGCGGTATTCAAGGGGCAGGCAATGCTTTATCCAAGTGGCAAATGAGTTATCAAGCTGAAGGTGGTTCTGCAATTGCCACGCCTACTGGTGATTTAGCCCATTTTGCAGCTGGTGGAGCCATCAACGAGGGCAGCCAAAAAATCACCGATTGGCTTGAGAAAAGAATACAAGGCAGCTTCGATATGGTTTTTGTTCCAGCCAGCATCCGCAGCCACTCAGGCTTTATACCAAATCAATTCAGTTTTCATTTCAGTCAAACCATAGCCATTGATAAAGAACACCAAGGGAGGGTATTAGATTATGGTTACCATCAACAAAAGAACTTTGACAATGCTTTGCGCTAG
- a CDS encoding TIGR03756 family integrating conjugative element protein, giving the protein MTNTAFALESTSPPHPVNTFIIATRVLQKLFHNSHYKVIGSCTWTVGRLPPRLEVTPAIEQFLPDLVITVSNKPEENPWLEARTLYENKAARTIYQHAYKTATGSELGFGNDSGQTTDLHINDERTRIVDVIGSPAAFYRIPYLSHKPETGFGVPYYLAEADAVMDRTEAAELLYMGTHPHLLINHDIGTFTQNWGSEIPRLMRVTQPYNYRASVVGAMHAVDIVTNKNPLHVTKSTRNSCGKNCVVANAIYDPRKTKVIWQEIYPINRNIHPGDAQDFGIEDDKAGNGNYVFVLWRKYRGCIQHEGKLVNFLTFPKVEQPQKR; this is encoded by the coding sequence ATGACTAATACTGCCTTTGCTTTAGAAAGCACAAGCCCGCCTCATCCTGTGAATACCTTCATAATCGCCACACGGGTTTTGCAAAAGCTGTTTCATAACAGCCATTACAAAGTCATTGGCTCTTGCACTTGGACGGTGGGACGTTTACCGCCAAGACTTGAAGTCACCCCTGCGATTGAACAGTTTTTGCCAGATTTGGTGATTACCGTCAGCAATAAACCAGAAGAGAATCCCTGGCTTGAAGCACGAACGCTTTACGAAAATAAGGCAGCAAGAACAATATATCAACATGCCTATAAAACTGCGACTGGTTCTGAATTAGGGTTTGGCAATGACAGCGGTCAAACCACCGATCTGCATATCAATGATGAACGCACCCGAATTGTTGATGTAATTGGCAGCCCTGCTGCGTTTTACCGTATCCCCTATCTATCACACAAACCAGAAACTGGTTTTGGAGTCCCTTATTATCTTGCAGAAGCTGATGCGGTCATGGATAGAACGGAAGCCGCTGAATTATTGTATATGGGAACTCATCCACACCTATTAATTAACCATGACATTGGCACATTCACCCAAAATTGGGGCTCTGAAATTCCAAGATTAATGCGAGTGACTCAACCCTATAACTATAGAGCTTCAGTTGTTGGAGCCATGCACGCTGTAGATATTGTCACTAATAAAAATCCCCTTCATGTCACCAAATCAACCCGTAATTCCTGTGGGAAAAACTGTGTAGTTGCTAATGCTATTTATGATCCGAGAAAAACCAAAGTCATATGGCAGGAAATCTACCCCATTAATCGAAATATTCACCCAGGAGATGCGCAGGATTTTGGTATAGAAGATGACAAAGCGGGTAATGGTAATTATGTATTTGTCCTCTGGCGTAAATACCGCGGCTGTATTCAGCACGAAGGCAAACTCGTGAACTTTTTAACCTTTCCCAAAGTAGAACAACCTCAAAAACGATAG
- a CDS encoding TIGR03751 family conjugal transfer lipoprotein, which translates to MVTINKRTLTMLCASLALSACSTANISQSAIPEQGLTVNQLYQQSMQQPVQKAVIQQVRFEDSDEEFKQLPNPEVPIHIFAHVAQLSDEQIIKPAYTTRFFLYKQNQYALASELY; encoded by the coding sequence ATGGTTACCATCAACAAAAGAACTTTGACAATGCTTTGCGCTAGTCTGGCTTTGAGCGCTTGTTCAACCGCCAATATATCGCAAAGCGCCATTCCTGAGCAGGGTTTAACTGTCAACCAGCTCTATCAGCAAAGCATGCAGCAGCCTGTACAAAAGGCTGTTATACAACAGGTACGATTTGAGGATTCAGACGAAGAATTTAAGCAGCTGCCGAATCCAGAAGTGCCTATTCATATTTTTGCGCATGTGGCTCAGCTCAGCGATGAACAAATCATCAAACCAGCCTATACCACACGCTTTTTTCTTTACAAACAAAATCAATATGCCCTGGCATCAGAACTGTATTAA
- a CDS encoding TIGR03749 family integrating conjugative element protein yields MKLIKHILLIIGFMLTQVSYALQSEHLVWEKVPLTIELPINKERLVQFPQAIKIIDQQLSTNLDILKLKGSLYLKAKDTFNDARLIVQLLPEGEVVILNLKANEKAVNTTPIEILIDDPKVTHQSSASQYEYNAIQLTRFAIQALYSPERVRDIPEGIYRSPMQTNKTIPLFYGASIEAHPLASWRGGSLYVTAVDLKNLLNQPMKLQFSKLMGHWQTASFYPKSELPPRTQHESTTVFVVSDQPFATALTQHARYSR; encoded by the coding sequence ATGAAACTCATTAAACACATATTATTAATAATTGGCTTTATGCTCACGCAAGTAAGCTACGCGCTGCAAAGCGAACATCTGGTTTGGGAAAAAGTCCCTTTAACGATTGAATTACCTATCAATAAAGAAAGGCTCGTTCAATTTCCCCAGGCCATTAAAATCATTGATCAACAGCTCAGTACCAACTTAGATATTCTGAAATTAAAAGGCAGTCTGTATTTAAAGGCTAAAGACACCTTCAACGATGCACGTTTGATTGTGCAACTCCTACCCGAAGGCGAAGTGGTCATACTGAATCTTAAAGCCAATGAGAAAGCCGTTAATACCACTCCTATTGAAATCCTCATTGATGATCCCAAAGTCACCCATCAATCAAGTGCAAGCCAATATGAATACAATGCTATACAGCTCACCCGTTTTGCCATTCAAGCCTTGTACTCGCCAGAGCGTGTCAGAGATATTCCAGAGGGTATTTATCGCTCGCCCATGCAAACCAATAAAACCATCCCCTTATTCTATGGAGCAAGCATTGAAGCTCACCCTCTGGCTTCATGGCGTGGCGGTAGTCTCTATGTGACTGCGGTCGATTTGAAAAACCTGCTGAATCAACCCATGAAACTGCAATTTTCAAAACTCATGGGGCATTGGCAAACCGCAAGTTTCTATCCCAAAAGTGAATTGCCTCCGCGGACTCAACATGAAAGCACAACTGTCTTTGTGGTTTCCGACCAACCCTTTGCAACAGCGCTTACTCAACATGCGAGGTACAGCCGATGA
- a CDS encoding conjugative transfer ATPase, translated as MKRLSNWLLGEMNPQAIKEQTIKKQYANPLPSFADRLAIVDFNEQEQVFLFANGKSLGSGFELGDIQAEAASPEYLHAVFNKIRDTFATVVPLHAIDPWVMQMFVQDEYCLDPVIDHIKSKIPQQLVENPLTQDYLQRLQDLYNKMTRPEGLFLDPKTGVPYRGRRRRIRVLFYRQLHQTTLPREQILLEHQEVVSQIETKLRSPGLEIKRLTGQDYYQWWIRWFNPRSADEILEQYPYPNPIPAGFNLAQNIFFSPPESDEQGFIFEGRKQRILYVDGLKEAPIIGLVSRERQQANPKHRYALLDTLPEGSIYTIQVVFSHDENLDSHLTRLEKGIVGTSLKPQEVRDDIKTARNELSTGNRLFWVNQAVFYQAKDEQQAQVIEKNLHTIFNDAKMPLIHSSYDIHPLNSWLNALPFNFDPHYARKYLCFDRLMYATELAALLPVYGRNQGARHLPCFPFFNRLGEPVFFDLLHHDFISQNSHCAIFANSGGGKSVLTGWMIQSLLAMKNARVVLFEMGNSFDRMLIHAKAHGKKTKQLLLSNKKEEAVPLNPFCEAYKAIPEITDNLSEEQAALMAQKIMDLKDPANSEDLACGDGSRAYLAELALALRTMITEANALEEEQFTLADETLLIEVLIDAILTSFNNGIPQMLTEHIVSSFQRRLDKETVARKKDRILDMHDRLNSYVINSAKSRFFNVPTEPLGDFDIFHIDISAIKDDTGKLALVMVSLLPRILAMAEATQNDNRPTFLFIDESHLQFQIPSVVTVCLLVAKVARKLGLWLVAITQNVTDMNSEKAAKILSLIETWILLGLDEKEITDVKRFKSLTPQQETLIRDIDSQKGLYAEAVLLGSRYQGLFRVIPPRYLLALLMTEKSEKAQRHLLEKEHDVLVAAEIMAKKLEQPKTTTNNRAYFYD; from the coding sequence ATGAAACGATTATCTAACTGGTTGCTTGGGGAAATGAATCCCCAGGCTATAAAAGAACAAACCATTAAAAAGCAATACGCCAATCCTTTACCTTCTTTTGCTGACAGGCTGGCCATTGTTGATTTCAACGAACAAGAACAAGTGTTTTTATTTGCTAATGGAAAAAGTTTAGGTTCAGGGTTTGAGCTAGGTGATATTCAAGCCGAAGCAGCTTCGCCTGAATACTTGCACGCTGTCTTTAATAAAATCCGCGATACCTTTGCAACAGTAGTTCCCCTTCATGCGATAGATCCTTGGGTCATGCAAATGTTTGTTCAAGATGAATATTGCCTTGATCCCGTTATCGATCATATTAAATCCAAAATCCCACAACAACTCGTTGAAAATCCACTAACACAAGATTACTTACAACGCCTGCAAGATCTCTACAACAAAATGACCAGGCCAGAAGGCTTATTTCTCGATCCGAAAACAGGTGTGCCTTATCGTGGCCGCAGACGAAGAATCCGAGTATTGTTTTATAGGCAACTACATCAAACCACTCTACCCCGCGAGCAAATTCTTCTCGAACATCAGGAAGTAGTCAGTCAGATTGAAACCAAACTGCGTTCGCCAGGCCTCGAAATCAAACGTCTTACAGGCCAGGATTATTATCAGTGGTGGATACGCTGGTTTAATCCTAGATCAGCCGATGAGATCTTGGAGCAATATCCCTACCCTAATCCCATACCCGCAGGTTTTAATCTGGCGCAAAATATATTCTTTTCCCCGCCTGAGAGCGATGAGCAAGGATTTATTTTTGAAGGCCGAAAACAAAGAATCCTGTATGTTGATGGCTTAAAAGAAGCGCCCATTATTGGTTTAGTCTCCCGAGAAAGACAACAAGCCAATCCTAAGCACCGATATGCGCTTTTAGATACTTTGCCAGAAGGAAGCATCTACACCATTCAAGTCGTCTTTAGCCATGATGAAAATCTTGATTCCCATTTAACACGATTAGAAAAAGGAATTGTGGGAACCAGCCTAAAACCCCAAGAGGTCAGAGATGATATAAAAACAGCCCGTAATGAATTAAGTACTGGCAATCGCCTGTTCTGGGTTAATCAGGCCGTTTTTTATCAAGCCAAAGATGAGCAACAAGCTCAGGTTATAGAAAAAAACCTACATACCATTTTCAACGATGCAAAGATGCCCTTAATTCATTCCAGCTATGATATCCACCCTTTAAATTCCTGGCTCAATGCCCTGCCGTTTAATTTCGATCCCCACTATGCCCGTAAGTACTTATGCTTTGACCGCCTGATGTATGCCACGGAGCTTGCAGCTCTGCTTCCAGTCTATGGCCGAAACCAAGGCGCAAGGCATCTACCCTGCTTTCCTTTTTTCAACCGCTTAGGTGAACCTGTTTTCTTTGACTTACTTCACCATGATTTTATTAGCCAAAATTCTCATTGCGCGATTTTCGCCAACTCTGGCGGTGGTAAGTCAGTTTTAACAGGTTGGATGATTCAATCACTACTCGCCATGAAAAACGCCCGTGTGGTGCTTTTTGAAATGGGAAACTCATTTGACCGGATGCTCATTCATGCCAAAGCCCATGGCAAAAAAACCAAGCAATTATTATTGAGCAATAAGAAAGAGGAAGCCGTTCCACTAAATCCATTTTGCGAAGCATATAAAGCCATTCCGGAAATTACAGATAATTTAAGCGAGGAACAAGCAGCTTTAATGGCTCAAAAAATCATGGATCTTAAAGATCCTGCAAATTCAGAAGATTTGGCTTGTGGTGATGGTTCTCGCGCATACCTTGCAGAGCTTGCCTTGGCTTTACGTACCATGATTACGGAAGCTAATGCCCTGGAAGAAGAACAATTTACCTTGGCTGATGAAACGCTGCTTATTGAAGTATTAATTGATGCCATCCTAACTTCATTTAATAACGGCATACCACAAATGCTGACTGAGCATATTGTAAGTAGCTTTCAACGGAGGCTGGATAAAGAAACAGTTGCACGCAAGAAAGACCGGATTCTGGATATGCACGACCGATTAAACAGTTATGTCATTAACAGCGCAAAATCACGCTTCTTTAATGTGCCAACAGAGCCTTTAGGTGATTTTGATATCTTTCATATTGATATTTCTGCCATTAAAGATGATACCGGAAAACTGGCCTTGGTTATGGTGTCGTTGTTACCCAGAATATTAGCCATGGCAGAAGCCACCCAGAACGATAACAGACCAACCTTCCTCTTTATTGATGAATCGCATTTGCAATTTCAAATTCCTTCTGTTGTGACCGTATGTTTACTGGTTGCCAAAGTAGCCAGAAAACTCGGGCTTTGGCTGGTTGCGATTACCCAAAATGTCACCGACATGAATTCTGAAAAGGCTGCAAAGATTTTATCGTTAATTGAAACCTGGATTTTATTGGGGCTAGATGAAAAAGAAATCACTGATGTGAAACGCTTTAAATCCTTAACACCGCAGCAAGAAACATTAATCAGAGATATTGATTCGCAAAAAGGTTTGTATGCAGAAGCAGTTTTATTAGGGTCACGCTACCAAGGATTGTTTCGCGTCATTCCACCTCGCTACCTGCTTGCCCTCTTAATGACTGAGAAATCTGAAAAAGCACAACGCCACCTTCTGGAGAAAGAACATGATGTCCTGGTCGCCGCTGAAATCATGGCTAAAAAGCTCGAACAACCCAAAACAACTACTAATAACAGGGCTTATTTTTATGACTAA
- a CDS encoding conjugal transfer protein TraG N-terminal domain-containing protein, translated as MIVFNPLSLYTTYLGWQQYEILFNALWQTGLLYLGFLAIGHRFLKNVLNPAGAFYAVEHALNNFLYELAVTFLICSLFVYPCVPLETKALQFKPLCGLKNPTTAVIGDSGTTYDEAFADLLTNQVKIPIGFAIIQNFMSSFTYSLMKVTGCTDSLQSIQGDLVSTYLPQSIRKQALDFHKQCFIEARTQFNSEKHEASELDPMLKRYGGEDDLNWMGSKILQKMYYTKLHARQPVPGFTFHQAPNRNLEKAANRGDIPTEQLPEDGYPSCQQWWNKIKTDLVEVSNQASVFNKHLNYYAMLDRVRQYKVKHPKAWKADISAEDFIAKMLLQESKDMQTSSMQNLMDNNNGKVASAITHSLVNVGQWTKSWTSTPLKREAIMQTLPVMQAFFMFFLIILTPMVLSLSCYSSRALGSLCALFVMAIFLQYLWHLVGFLERSVLDPLGENDAISAMKNMAVMFYFVAPVLLLRLSSHFGGDAGAGLMDLVNGADRNSESMAQSGMHVAKTGIKIISKGIR; from the coding sequence ATGATCGTCTTTAATCCTTTATCCCTCTACACCACCTATTTAGGCTGGCAACAATATGAGATTCTATTTAACGCCCTGTGGCAAACAGGGCTGTTATATCTTGGTTTTTTGGCCATTGGTCATCGCTTTCTTAAAAATGTGCTCAATCCAGCCGGTGCTTTCTATGCGGTGGAACATGCTTTAAATAATTTCCTTTATGAATTGGCAGTCACTTTCCTAATATGCAGCTTATTTGTCTATCCTTGCGTACCATTGGAAACCAAAGCCTTACAATTTAAACCCTTATGTGGACTGAAGAACCCAACAACCGCGGTCATTGGCGACAGCGGCACAACTTATGATGAAGCCTTTGCGGATCTACTGACTAACCAGGTCAAAATTCCTATAGGCTTTGCCATCATCCAGAATTTTATGTCGAGCTTTACCTACAGTCTTATGAAGGTGACGGGTTGCACCGATAGTTTGCAATCCATTCAAGGCGATCTGGTATCAACCTATCTACCCCAGAGCATTCGCAAACAGGCATTGGATTTTCATAAACAATGTTTTATTGAAGCTAGAACGCAATTCAACAGTGAAAAGCATGAAGCCAGTGAATTAGATCCCATGCTCAAACGCTATGGCGGTGAAGATGATTTAAACTGGATGGGTTCTAAAATCCTGCAAAAGATGTATTACACTAAACTTCATGCTCGCCAACCCGTGCCAGGCTTTACCTTTCATCAAGCTCCTAATCGCAATCTTGAAAAAGCGGCTAATCGTGGCGATATCCCAACCGAACAACTGCCAGAAGATGGTTATCCCAGCTGTCAGCAATGGTGGAATAAAATCAAAACTGACCTGGTTGAAGTCTCTAATCAGGCTAGTGTTTTTAATAAACATCTAAACTACTATGCCATGCTGGATAGGGTTCGTCAGTATAAAGTGAAACACCCCAAGGCCTGGAAAGCGGACATCAGCGCAGAAGATTTTATTGCCAAGATGCTCTTGCAAGAAAGCAAAGACATGCAGACAAGTTCAATGCAAAATCTCATGGACAATAACAATGGAAAGGTCGCATCTGCCATTACCCATAGCCTGGTCAATGTCGGACAATGGACAAAATCCTGGACATCCACCCCATTAAAAAGAGAAGCAATCATGCAAACCCTGCCTGTGATGCAAGCGTTTTTTATGTTCTTTTTAATCATTCTCACCCCAATGGTTTTGTCTTTAAGCTGCTATAGCTCCAGGGCATTAGGCAGTTTGTGCGCCTTATTTGTCATGGCTATTTTTCTTCAATATCTATGGCATCTGGTTGGATTTCTTGAACGCTCCGTGCTTGACCCATTAGGTGAAAACGATGCGATTTCTGCCATGAAGAATATGGCTGTAATGTTTTACTTTGTCGCGCCTGTTTTATTGCTGAGGTTATCAAGCCATTTTGGCGGTGACGCGGGGGCTGGTCTTATGGATTTGGTTAATGGTGCGGATAGGAATAGTGAAAGCATGGCTCAATCCGGTATGCATGTAGCCAAGACAGGAATAAAAATTATTTCAAAAGGAATTCGATGA
- a CDS encoding RAQPRD family integrative conjugative element protein has product MKRILCLTLMIISLQCSANNPDLNETLVRIINQINAIMPLLDEAQTQITPNARIQFQIEGFEDLQGQHHAGLREDLLNIRNGLIDYINQPIIAPRKIKPLEMDFVRKP; this is encoded by the coding sequence ATGAAACGAATACTATGCCTCACCTTAATGATAATAAGCCTGCAATGTTCAGCGAATAACCCTGATTTGAATGAAACACTGGTACGCATTATTAATCAGATTAACGCCATCATGCCTTTGCTTGATGAAGCGCAAACACAGATAACACCTAACGCTCGTATCCAATTTCAAATCGAAGGATTTGAAGATCTGCAAGGACAACATCACGCAGGATTGAGAGAGGACTTGCTAAACATCCGCAACGGGCTGATTGACTATATCAACCAGCCCATCATTGCCCCTCGAAAAATTAAACCATTAGAAATGGATTTTGTGAGGAAACCCTAA
- a CDS encoding TIGR03746 family integrating conjugative element protein, translated as MFEYWKKIDNLQHHNRLLLAFIGLLSAIVLALIINLMTMPKRYEFWLSPNMAANGGLMKASDIPNEYVQGFVSSLIPTLYTWSNKGKEEFNQNIKVFHYYFTSRHEQLLRETLGAYKNAQLFDRSQVASLYRFMEPQDIRKIGPDTWEVKLILRITQRLKDNSGMVIADKVVAYHLRVVKLNLSRLHNPFQLALDGYTRPEERLQDLLVDTEESHETH; from the coding sequence ATGTTTGAATATTGGAAAAAAATCGACAACCTGCAGCATCATAACCGTTTATTACTGGCTTTTATCGGCCTGTTATCAGCCATCGTTTTAGCCTTAATCATTAACCTCATGACCATGCCCAAACGCTATGAGTTTTGGCTAAGTCCTAATATGGCGGCCAATGGCGGTTTAATGAAAGCAAGCGATATCCCTAATGAATATGTGCAAGGATTTGTGTCCTCATTAATACCAACGCTATACACCTGGTCTAATAAAGGCAAAGAAGAATTTAACCAAAATATCAAAGTTTTTCATTATTATTTTACCTCTCGTCATGAACAATTACTCAGAGAAACGCTGGGAGCTTATAAAAACGCGCAGCTCTTTGACCGCAGTCAAGTAGCCAGTCTCTATCGTTTCATGGAGCCTCAAGATATTAGAAAAATTGGTCCTGATACCTGGGAGGTAAAATTAATCCTGCGCATTACTCAAAGACTGAAAGACAACAGCGGTATGGTGATTGCCGACAAGGTAGTGGCCTATCACCTACGTGTGGTCAAACTCAATTTGTCTCGTTTACACAACCCTTTCCAACTCGCCCTCGATGGCTACACCCGTCCTGAAGAACGTTTACAAGATTTATTGGTCGATACGGAGGAATCCCATGAAACTCATTAA